From Halapricum desulfuricans, a single genomic window includes:
- a CDS encoding NOP5/NOP56 family protein, translating to MTTDTGWFEGVDPEVLDARDAIEDGTAESPAAWPDRAIASGFASDADDYYDKLREATIETAREAVAQRERADDQQLVHAVRAMDDCERTANELAERVAEWGGSRVGKSGGGVAFAREITEHEPDSDLDEQLRALAEQVVDLDERATELRASIERFTPEVAPNLSSMAGPVLAARLIALSGGLKQLARSTSGTVQVLGAEDALFAHLRGDAPSPKHGVIYTHEYVRGTDPEHRGSAARALAGKLTLAARVDHYSGERRPELEAELDDRIATIRARGENE from the coding sequence ATGACCACGGACACAGGCTGGTTCGAGGGCGTCGATCCCGAGGTTCTCGACGCTCGCGACGCGATCGAAGACGGGACTGCCGAATCCCCGGCAGCGTGGCCCGACAGAGCGATCGCGTCGGGCTTCGCCAGTGACGCGGACGACTACTACGACAAACTGCGTGAGGCGACCATCGAGACTGCTCGCGAGGCCGTCGCCCAGCGCGAGCGCGCCGACGACCAGCAACTCGTGCACGCCGTTCGGGCCATGGACGACTGTGAACGCACCGCGAACGAGCTGGCCGAGCGGGTCGCCGAGTGGGGCGGGAGCCGGGTCGGCAAGTCCGGCGGCGGTGTCGCCTTCGCCCGCGAGATTACCGAGCACGAACCAGATAGCGACCTCGACGAACAACTGCGTGCGCTCGCCGAACAGGTGGTCGACCTCGACGAGCGGGCCACCGAACTCCGAGCGTCGATCGAGCGGTTCACGCCGGAGGTCGCGCCGAACCTTTCCTCGATGGCTGGACCGGTGCTCGCGGCGCGGCTGATCGCGCTCTCGGGCGGGCTCAAGCAGTTGGCCCGTTCGACCAGCGGCACGGTCCAGGTCCTGGGTGCCGAGGACGCGCTCTTTGCCCACCTACGGGGGGACGCTCCCTCGCCGAAACACGGGGTCATCTACACCCACGAGTACGTCCGCGGGACCGACCCCGAACATCGCGGCTCGGCGGCGCGGGCGCTGGCGGGCAAACTGACGCTCGCTGCCCGCGTCGACCACTACAGCGGCGAGCGCCGGCCCGAACTTGAGGCCGAACTCGACGACCGCATCGCGACGATTCGGGCGCGAGGTGAGAACGAATGA
- the truD gene encoding tRNA pseudouridine(13) synthase TruD, which yields MRDAHPLEAAVGIDYYVSDAEGIGGQLRASPDHFRVEEIETVEPEPIEADAGGYPHILLRATLREWDTNDFASALSDRLGISRERVDWAGTKDKYAITTQLFTVRNADPEAVASVDLAGADIDVLGRTGRGLTFGDLAGNRFEITVSEPEQVETIEAITGDLRAFGGSDDRVGVPNVFGQQRFGSRRAITHEVGLAIVRRDWEGAVRTYVGNPSERERESTRDARATVEECWDDREWGRATEALPGYLGYERAMVQRLAEIDGDEPADFRAALTALPTNLQRLFVNAAQSYVFNRICSERLRRGLPFDEPVAGDVICFGDRDAPPDLELPDADRTQVVNKSRLDTARRHVDRGRAFVTAPLVGTDTEFGEGEPAEIAQEVLADLDIEPADFDLPGEFESSGTRRAILVRTNLTVSGDPPTFEFSLPKGSYATVLLREYMKADPDALA from the coding sequence ATGCGTGACGCACACCCACTCGAGGCGGCGGTCGGAATCGACTATTACGTCAGCGACGCCGAGGGGATCGGTGGGCAACTCCGTGCTTCGCCCGATCACTTTCGGGTCGAGGAGATCGAGACCGTCGAACCGGAGCCCATCGAGGCTGATGCCGGCGGATATCCGCATATTCTGCTGCGGGCGACACTGCGAGAGTGGGATACCAACGACTTCGCGAGTGCCCTGTCGGATCGACTGGGGATCAGCCGCGAACGCGTCGACTGGGCCGGGACGAAGGACAAGTACGCGATCACGACCCAGCTGTTCACGGTCCGGAACGCCGATCCCGAGGCCGTCGCGAGCGTCGACCTCGCGGGTGCCGACATCGACGTGCTCGGACGGACCGGCCGGGGACTGACCTTTGGCGACCTCGCGGGCAATCGCTTCGAGATCACGGTCTCCGAGCCCGAACAGGTCGAGACGATCGAGGCGATCACCGGCGATCTCCGGGCCTTCGGCGGGAGCGACGACCGCGTCGGCGTGCCCAACGTCTTCGGCCAGCAGCGGTTCGGGAGCCGACGGGCGATCACACACGAGGTCGGACTGGCGATTGTCCGCCGGGACTGGGAGGGTGCGGTCCGGACGTACGTCGGGAACCCGAGCGAGCGCGAACGCGAGTCGACGCGCGACGCGCGGGCGACCGTCGAGGAATGCTGGGACGACCGGGAGTGGGGACGAGCAACGGAAGCACTGCCAGGGTATCTCGGATACGAGCGCGCGATGGTACAGCGCCTCGCCGAGATCGACGGCGACGAACCAGCCGACTTCCGGGCGGCGCTGACCGCGCTCCCGACGAACCTGCAGCGGCTGTTCGTCAACGCCGCCCAGTCGTACGTGTTCAACCGGATCTGCTCGGAGCGACTTCGACGTGGACTCCCCTTCGACGAACCGGTCGCGGGCGACGTGATCTGTTTCGGCGACCGGGACGCGCCGCCGGATCTCGAATTACCCGATGCCGACCGAACCCAGGTTGTCAACAAGTCGCGTCTCGACACGGCTCGGCGACACGTCGACCGCGGGCGAGCGTTCGTGACCGCACCGCTGGTCGGGACCGATACCGAGTTTGGCGAAGGTGAACCGGCTGAGATCGCCCAGGAGGTGCTCGCTGATCTCGATATCGAACCCGCCGACTTCGATCTGCCCGGCGAGTTCGAATCCTCCGGAACGCGTCGGGCGATCCTGGTCCGGACGAATCTGACGGTCTCAGGCGACCCTCCGACGTTTGAGTTTTCGCTTCCGAAAGGGTCCTACGCTACTGTCCTGCTGCGAGAATACATGAAAGCTGATCCTGACGCACTCGCGTAA
- a CDS encoding 2-oxoacid:ferredoxin oxidoreductase subunit beta — protein sequence MSSDVRFTDFKSDKQPTWCPGCGDFGTMNGMMKALAETGNHPDETFLVAGIGCSGKIGTYMHSYALHGVHGRALPVGTGVKLANPDLEVMVAGGDGDGYSIGVGHFIHAVRRNVDMTYVVMDNRIYGLTKGQASPTSQEGFETATSPDGTSVPPVNPKALALSAGGTFIAQSFSSDSQRHTELVKQAIEHDGFGFVNVYSPCVTFNDVDTYDYFRDSIVDLEDTDHDPGSFDQAKDRVLDSDKEYIGILYQDEDSTPYVEREGIGSNKAEIPDGAPDGATDLVREFY from the coding sequence ATGAGTTCCGACGTTCGATTCACGGACTTCAAATCCGATAAGCAACCGACCTGGTGTCCCGGCTGTGGCGATTTCGGGACGATGAACGGCATGATGAAAGCCCTCGCCGAAACCGGCAACCACCCCGACGAGACGTTCCTCGTCGCGGGGATCGGCTGCTCCGGCAAGATCGGGACCTACATGCACAGCTACGCGCTGCACGGGGTCCACGGTCGCGCGTTGCCGGTCGGGACCGGCGTGAAGCTGGCCAATCCTGACCTGGAGGTGATGGTCGCCGGCGGCGACGGCGACGGCTACTCGATCGGCGTCGGGCATTTCATCCACGCCGTCCGCCGGAACGTCGATATGACCTACGTCGTCATGGATAACCGGATCTACGGATTGACGAAGGGACAGGCTTCGCCGACTTCCCAGGAGGGATTCGAGACCGCGACCTCCCCGGATGGGACGAGCGTTCCGCCGGTCAACCCGAAGGCGCTGGCGCTGTCGGCCGGCGGGACTTTCATCGCGCAGTCCTTTTCATCGGACTCCCAGCGACACACCGAACTCGTCAAACAGGCCATCGAACACGACGGCTTTGGCTTCGTCAACGTCTACAGCCCCTGCGTGACGTTCAACGACGTCGACACCTACGACTACTTCCGGGACTCGATCGTCGATCTGGAGGATACCGACCACGATCCGGGCAGTTTCGACCAGGCCAAAGACCGGGTTCTCGACAGCGACAAAGAGTACATCGGCATCCTCTACCAGGACGAAGACAGCACGCCCTACGTGGAACGGGAGGGAATCGGATCCAACAAAGCCGAGATTCCGGACGGCGCGCCTGACGGGGCGACGGATCTCGTCAGGGAGTTCTATTGA
- a CDS encoding 2-oxoacid:acceptor oxidoreductase subunit alpha, translating into MHEDLNWAIGGEAGDGIDSTGKIFARALSRAGRHVYTSKDFASRIRGGYTAYKVRTAIDPVESVVDRLDVLIALTERTIDENLDELHEGSVIIYDGEQTTMQDVEVPEGMIGLEVPLQGLGEEAGGAIMRNVVALGAACEVAAFPIENLDEALEKRFGDKGRAIVQNNKEAARLGQEYVRENYEYDFEYDLETTDNDYVLLNGDEAIGMGAIAAGCRFYAGYPITPATDIMEYLTGRIEEFGGAVVQAEDELAAINLALGAARAGARAMTGTSGPGIDLMSETFGLVATTETPLVIANVMRSGPSTGMPTKQGQEDLNMMLYGGHGEIPRFVIAPTTIAECFHKTIEAFNLAEKYQVPVYLTADLSMAVTERTYEPEEFDMDAVEIERGKVVDEEDVEAWLDEKGRFRAHAATEDGISPRAFPGTADGAHMTTGLEHDELGRRTEDEDVRVEQVDKRERKVETARERETFEPREFGDPDADTLVLTWGSNEGAIREAMTQLDGVSVRLLSVPYIHPRPDLTEAVEAAEDVLVVEANATGQFADLIEQDTLERVQRINKYTGVRFKADELAEAIRDAVAKTEVPQ; encoded by the coding sequence ATGCATGAGGATCTCAACTGGGCCATCGGTGGCGAGGCCGGCGACGGGATCGACTCGACGGGCAAGATTTTCGCTCGCGCGCTGTCACGTGCCGGCCGCCACGTCTACACCTCGAAGGATTTCGCCTCACGCATCCGCGGGGGGTACACGGCCTACAAGGTCCGCACAGCGATCGATCCGGTCGAGAGCGTCGTCGACCGGCTCGACGTGTTGATCGCGCTGACAGAGCGGACCATCGACGAGAACCTCGATGAACTCCACGAGGGGAGTGTCATCATCTACGACGGCGAGCAGACGACGATGCAGGACGTCGAGGTGCCCGAGGGGATGATCGGGCTGGAAGTGCCCCTACAGGGGCTCGGCGAGGAGGCTGGCGGCGCGATCATGCGCAACGTCGTCGCGCTCGGGGCAGCCTGCGAAGTGGCGGCGTTCCCGATCGAGAACCTCGACGAAGCGCTCGAAAAGCGCTTCGGCGACAAGGGTAGGGCAATCGTCCAGAACAACAAGGAAGCGGCCCGGCTCGGGCAGGAGTACGTCCGAGAGAACTACGAGTACGACTTCGAATACGATCTCGAAACGACCGACAACGACTACGTCCTGCTGAACGGTGACGAGGCGATCGGCATGGGCGCGATCGCCGCCGGGTGTCGGTTCTACGCCGGCTATCCGATCACGCCGGCGACCGACATCATGGAGTATCTCACGGGCCGGATCGAGGAGTTCGGCGGGGCGGTCGTCCAGGCCGAGGACGAACTCGCGGCGATCAACCTGGCGCTGGGGGCCGCCCGGGCCGGCGCGCGGGCGATGACGGGCACTTCGGGCCCGGGAATCGACCTGATGAGCGAGACGTTCGGACTCGTGGCAACGACGGAGACGCCGCTGGTGATAGCCAACGTGATGCGCTCGGGCCCCTCGACGGGGATGCCGACCAAACAGGGACAGGAGGACCTGAACATGATGCTCTACGGCGGGCACGGCGAGATTCCGCGATTCGTTATCGCGCCGACGACGATTGCGGAGTGTTTCCACAAGACGATCGAGGCGTTCAACCTCGCCGAGAAGTACCAGGTGCCGGTCTATCTGACGGCAGACCTCTCGATGGCCGTGACCGAGCGTACCTACGAACCCGAGGAGTTCGACATGGACGCCGTCGAGATCGAGCGCGGGAAGGTCGTCGACGAGGAAGACGTCGAGGCGTGGCTCGACGAGAAGGGACGGTTCCGCGCGCACGCAGCGACCGAAGACGGCATCAGCCCGCGTGCGTTCCCGGGGACGGCCGACGGCGCGCACATGACGACCGGGCTCGAACACGACGAACTCGGCCGCCGGACCGAGGACGAGGACGTGCGGGTCGAACAGGTCGACAAACGCGAACGGAAAGTCGAGACTGCGCGCGAACGGGAGACCTTCGAGCCCAGGGAGTTCGGCGATCCGGACGCCGATACGCTCGTGCTCACGTGGGGCTCTAACGAGGGGGCGATCCGCGAAGCGATGACGCAACTGGACGGGGTGTCAGTCCGGTTGCTGTCAGTGCCGTACATCCATCCGCGGCCGGACCTCACCGAGGCGGTCGAGGCCGCCGAAGACGTGCTCGTCGTCGAGGCGAACGCGACCGGGCAGTTCGCGGACCTGATCGAACAGGACACGCTGGAACGCGTCCAGCGCATCAACAAGTACACGGGCGTCCGGTTCAAGGCCGACGAACTGGCCGAAGCGATCCGTGACGCCGTCGCGAAGACGGAGGTACCACAATGA